A region of Caballeronia insecticola DNA encodes the following proteins:
- a CDS encoding ABC transporter permease gives MASVEYLRQAKEAPVRHRRVSAWLQATPLTLTFVLFFIVPLVITLIVSFWDFNEYQIIPAFTLKNYTAIFDGCSSLTDVCVTFKTYWSTLRFCAIVWAVTLLLGFTIAYFLAFHVRTTAMQTVLFLVCTIPFWTSNVIRMISWIPLLGRNGIVNQALLSAHLVERPVEWLLYSNFSVVLAFVHLYTFFMIVPIFNAMMRIDRALLEAARDAGASGCQVIRDVVLPLSKTGIVIGSIFVVTIVMGDFLTVGVMGGQQIASVGKIIQVQTGYLQFPAAAANAIILLAVVLMIVWALTRVVDIRKEL, from the coding sequence ATGGCATCTGTCGAATATCTCCGGCAGGCGAAGGAAGCGCCGGTGCGTCATCGGCGTGTGAGCGCGTGGCTGCAAGCGACGCCGCTCACGCTGACCTTCGTGCTGTTCTTTATCGTGCCGCTTGTGATCACGTTGATCGTGAGCTTCTGGGACTTCAACGAATATCAGATCATCCCGGCGTTCACGCTGAAGAACTACACGGCGATCTTCGACGGTTGCAGTTCGTTGACGGACGTGTGCGTGACCTTCAAGACCTATTGGTCGACGCTCAGGTTCTGCGCAATCGTCTGGGCGGTGACGCTGTTGCTCGGCTTCACGATCGCTTACTTTCTGGCCTTTCACGTGCGCACGACCGCGATGCAGACCGTGCTGTTCCTCGTCTGCACGATTCCGTTCTGGACCTCGAACGTGATCCGCATGATCTCGTGGATTCCGCTTCTCGGCCGCAACGGCATCGTGAATCAGGCGCTGCTGTCGGCGCATCTCGTCGAGCGGCCGGTCGAGTGGCTGCTGTACTCGAACTTCTCGGTCGTGCTCGCGTTCGTGCATCTCTACACGTTCTTCATGATCGTGCCGATCTTCAACGCGATGATGCGCATCGACCGTGCGTTGCTCGAAGCCGCGCGCGACGCGGGCGCAAGCGGCTGCCAAGTGATCCGCGACGTGGTGCTGCCGTTGTCGAAGACGGGCATCGTGATTGGCTCGATCTTCGTCGTCACCATCGTGATGGGCGACTTTCTCACCGTCGGCGTGATGGGCGGACAACAAATCGCATCGGTGGGCAAGATCATTCAGGTGCAGACGGGCTATCTGCAGTTCCCCGCGGCCGCGGCCAACGCGATCATCCTGCTGGCCGTCGTGCTCATGATCGTGTGGGCGCTCACGCGTGTCGTCGATATCAGAAAGGAGCTGTGA
- a CDS encoding FkbO/Hyg5 family chorismatase, with translation MAKQDEEFGSRFVEVGMNAGQEEGGGVIGRIVFGATSGAPRIEQGVPTLHLNMNDDARHGFAEVWNASGDTHSGITNGLVFAHDDAFLFCAGFVPLADRYTEAVYKTYADAFALVSDLQFPKIFRMWNFIPHINGENPDGLEVYRDFCRGRAMAFDEQYASTAGMPSATGIGTWGDGVGFYFLACHERAVTHIENARQTPAYRYPQRYGPRSPSFARATYMRDTLYVSGTASIIGHETVHEGQLAKQWHVATGNIAYLCGAENLEAQGVADGFALHDLDQIKVYYRRAADLPAVQALARDTFHPDAQVRFLHVDICRADLLVEIEGIATHRP, from the coding sequence GTGGCGAAGCAAGACGAGGAATTCGGAAGCCGGTTCGTCGAAGTCGGCATGAATGCGGGGCAGGAAGAAGGAGGCGGCGTCATCGGCCGGATCGTGTTCGGTGCGACGAGTGGCGCGCCGCGCATCGAACAAGGCGTGCCGACGCTGCACCTGAACATGAACGACGATGCGCGCCACGGCTTCGCCGAAGTCTGGAACGCATCGGGCGACACGCATTCGGGCATCACTAACGGTCTCGTCTTCGCCCACGACGACGCTTTTCTTTTCTGCGCAGGTTTCGTTCCGCTCGCCGATCGCTACACGGAAGCCGTGTACAAGACGTATGCCGATGCATTCGCGCTCGTCAGCGACTTGCAGTTCCCGAAAATCTTCCGCATGTGGAACTTCATCCCGCATATCAACGGGGAGAATCCGGACGGGCTCGAAGTCTATCGCGACTTCTGTCGCGGCCGCGCCATGGCGTTCGACGAGCAATACGCGAGCACGGCGGGCATGCCGTCGGCGACCGGCATCGGCACATGGGGCGATGGCGTCGGCTTCTATTTTCTGGCGTGCCATGAGCGCGCGGTCACGCATATCGAGAATGCGCGGCAGACGCCCGCGTATCGTTATCCCCAGCGTTACGGCCCGCGCTCGCCGAGCTTCGCGCGGGCCACTTACATGCGCGATACGCTGTACGTATCGGGTACGGCGAGCATCATCGGACACGAGACCGTGCACGAAGGCCAGCTCGCGAAGCAATGGCACGTTGCGACCGGCAACATCGCGTATCTGTGCGGCGCGGAGAATCTCGAAGCGCAAGGTGTTGCGGACGGCTTCGCGCTGCACGATCTCGATCAGATCAAGGTCTATTACCGGCGCGCGGCGGACTTGCCGGCGGTGCAGGCACTCGCGCGCGACACTTTTCATCCGGATGCGCAGGTGCGCTTCCTCCATGTCGATATTTGCCGCGCCGATCTGCTGGTTGAGATCGAGGGCATCGCGACGCATCGACCCTAA
- a CDS encoding ABC transporter permease yields MAGAIMHREHRPASFYWLALVFGLFVLFLYGPVITIFILSFQGPEGGLTFPMRGVSLHWFAALRGGVGDIDIWAAFGRSVKLALAVTVLTVLFSLCAGLAFRRRFRGDTAVFYVSVASLIMPSIIVSLGIGLTFRLLDTLIKYLANEWGFQSFGDGWGTSMGLFTSALGAHLTWTLPFGLLVMFAVFNRFSPAYEEAARDLGASPWQSFRHVVLPIIGPSVIGVGMFGFTLSWDEIARTSQAIGDQNTLPLELQGLTTSVTTPVIYALGTMTTLMSLAVMVGGLLVVRAIGRRRKAGG; encoded by the coding sequence ATGGCGGGCGCAATCATGCATCGCGAGCATCGGCCCGCGAGTTTCTACTGGCTCGCGCTGGTCTTCGGGCTGTTCGTGTTGTTCCTGTATGGGCCCGTGATCACGATCTTCATTCTGTCGTTTCAGGGCCCCGAAGGCGGCCTCACGTTTCCGATGCGCGGCGTCTCGCTGCACTGGTTCGCGGCACTGCGCGGCGGTGTCGGCGACATCGACATCTGGGCTGCATTCGGGCGCTCGGTGAAGCTCGCGCTTGCAGTGACTGTGCTGACCGTGCTGTTCTCGTTATGCGCGGGGCTTGCGTTCCGCAGGCGTTTTCGTGGCGATACGGCCGTGTTCTATGTGTCCGTCGCGAGTCTGATCATGCCGTCGATCATCGTGTCGCTGGGCATCGGTCTCACGTTCCGGCTGCTCGATACGCTCATCAAGTATCTCGCGAATGAATGGGGCTTCCAGTCGTTCGGGGATGGCTGGGGCACGTCGATGGGCCTCTTCACGTCCGCGCTCGGCGCGCATCTCACGTGGACCTTGCCGTTCGGATTGCTCGTGATGTTCGCGGTGTTCAACCGCTTCAGCCCGGCTTACGAAGAGGCGGCGCGCGATCTCGGCGCATCGCCGTGGCAGTCGTTCAGGCATGTGGTGCTGCCGATCATCGGGCCTTCCGTCATCGGCGTGGGCATGTTCGGCTTCACGTTGTCGTGGGATGAGATCGCGCGAACGTCGCAAGCTATCGGCGATCAGAATACGTTGCCGCTCGAATTGCAGGGCTTGACGACATCGGTGACGACGCCTGTGATCTATGCGCTCGGCACCATGACCACGTTGATGTCGCTGGCGGTGATGGTGGGGGGGTTGTTGGTTGTGAGGGCGATTGGGAGGAGGAGGAAGGCCGGGGGCTGA
- a CDS encoding ABC transporter ATP-binding protein: protein MVQPASTVVHTSPADIELVHVSKRYGDSVAVDSIDLRIPGGAYCCLLGPSGCGKTSTLRMIAGHEWVSEGDVLIGGRNVTRAQPVARGTAMVFQSYALFPHLSALDNVAFSLKVRGIAKEARRKRAGELLDLVAMSAYANRKPAQLSGGQQQRVALARALLNEPRCLLLDEPLSALDPFLRVQMRAELKRWQKELGITFVHVTHSQEEAMALADLVVVMSHGHIEQSGTPFDVFNRPRTEFVARFLGGHNVLGANGRLFTVRADHLRIAPHGVAAGTSAGDGGLLRIGGLACTVREAEYQGTHLRMTLDPLDGSPELVSMISDADYDPQRFSPGARVTAWWDEQNAHPLAA, encoded by the coding sequence ATGGTCCAGCCGGCATCCACGGTGGTTCACACGAGCCCAGCCGATATCGAACTCGTGCATGTTTCGAAGCGTTATGGCGATTCGGTCGCCGTCGATTCGATCGACCTGCGCATTCCGGGCGGCGCGTATTGCTGCCTGCTCGGGCCGTCCGGCTGCGGCAAGACTTCGACGTTGCGCATGATCGCGGGCCACGAATGGGTCTCCGAAGGCGACGTGCTTATCGGCGGACGCAACGTCACGCGCGCGCAGCCCGTCGCGCGCGGCACGGCCATGGTCTTTCAGAGCTATGCGCTCTTTCCGCATCTCTCCGCGCTCGACAACGTCGCGTTCAGCCTCAAGGTGCGCGGCATCGCGAAGGAGGCGCGCAGAAAGCGTGCGGGCGAGTTGCTCGACCTCGTCGCGATGTCGGCTTATGCGAATCGCAAGCCCGCGCAACTCTCGGGCGGACAACAGCAGCGCGTGGCGCTCGCGCGCGCGCTCCTCAACGAGCCGCGTTGCCTGCTGCTCGACGAGCCGCTCTCCGCGCTCGATCCGTTCCTGCGCGTGCAGATGCGCGCCGAACTCAAGCGCTGGCAGAAGGAACTCGGCATCACCTTCGTGCACGTCACGCATTCACAGGAAGAAGCGATGGCGCTCGCGGATCTCGTCGTCGTGATGAGTCACGGACATATCGAGCAGAGCGGCACGCCCTTCGATGTCTTCAACCGCCCGCGCACGGAATTCGTCGCGCGCTTTCTCGGCGGACATAACGTGCTCGGTGCGAACGGGCGGCTCTTCACGGTGCGCGCGGATCATCTGCGCATCGCGCCGCACGGTGTGGCGGCGGGAACGAGTGCGGGCGACGGCGGGCTTCTGCGCATCGGCGGGCTGGCGTGCACGGTGCGCGAGGCCGAGTATCAGGGCACGCATCTGCGCATGACGCTCGATCCGCTCGACGGCTCGCCCGAACTCGTCTCCATGATCAGCGACGCCGACTACGACCCGCAACGCTTCAGTCCCGGCGCGCGCGTGACGGCGTGGTGGGACGAACAGAACGCGCATCCGCTCGCCGCGTGA
- a CDS encoding hybrid sensor histidine kinase/response regulator, with translation MNESEEHPGFGPAEPLPSPPPLDFRAARKRFFTALVASVVIPFAFFGLYSYYTYERALTESGESLQQFVRVIGEKANTVFSINRELISRIEDMLGNGDADFIARDQTALHEALRHLVESHPQIAALSVLDSRGHLILSSRFMPAPDVSVGDRADFIATRDARARFHISLPERGRVKNTDIVNTLTARVAKDGRFLGAISIALRRDYLIDFYRQLSADDPALTLALHREDGAVLARYPAPPPHAPERHSVLAAAFAQGEPAGLLRYVSPLDNDEKLTAFRRVGDYPLYAAAGFAIRDVRLAWWRRDVSIAAIALIPCIALWVLIGFSLRRLKAEEASWHNWRGELARRRSAEAATRRMQRMGALGNLVANVAHDFNNLLMVVTSNMEIARRKGYNGLEKEVTAVGRASVSAQALARRLMSVARRQPLQMQVIRLDRWMMETEPLIRASVGDKVKLHTQVSGTMWPVRVDATELTSALINIAVNAKDAMPDGGDLHIQCNNARYQDVPGGLVENEYVVIACKDSGTGMRPEVAKHAFEPLFTTKAPGAGTGLGLAQVLAMAEQAGGMARATSAWGYGTTIYIYLPRWTGEADAPQDTAPESGVQRHAPTSTVLLVEDNDEVAAGLCAVLEVLGWRAHHEPSGDAALRVLEAGHEFDLVLSDIQMPGTYDGIRLAEWIRTMRPQQPVTLMTGYADQLEQARRTGVAILAKPFNIDDLKALLDGLPARHHI, from the coding sequence ATGAACGAATCAGAAGAACATCCCGGATTCGGCCCGGCCGAGCCCCTGCCCTCGCCGCCGCCGCTCGACTTTCGCGCCGCGCGCAAGCGCTTCTTCACTGCGCTCGTAGCGTCGGTCGTCATTCCGTTCGCTTTCTTCGGGCTTTATAGCTATTACACCTATGAGCGCGCGCTCACCGAATCGGGCGAATCGCTGCAACAGTTCGTGCGCGTGATCGGCGAAAAAGCGAACACGGTCTTCAGCATCAATCGCGAACTGATTTCGCGCATCGAAGACATGCTCGGCAATGGCGACGCGGATTTCATCGCGCGCGATCAGACTGCGCTGCACGAGGCGCTGCGTCATCTCGTCGAGAGTCATCCGCAGATCGCGGCGTTATCGGTGCTCGACAGCCGCGGGCATCTCATTCTCAGCAGCCGCTTCATGCCCGCGCCGGATGTGTCCGTGGGCGATCGCGCCGACTTCATCGCCACACGCGACGCGCGCGCCCGCTTCCACATCTCGCTGCCCGAGCGCGGGCGCGTGAAGAACACCGACATCGTCAACACGCTCACCGCGCGCGTCGCGAAAGACGGGCGTTTTCTCGGCGCGATCTCGATTGCATTGCGGCGCGACTATCTGATCGATTTCTATCGCCAACTTTCCGCCGATGATCCCGCGCTCACCCTCGCGCTGCATCGCGAGGACGGCGCCGTGCTGGCACGCTATCCCGCGCCGCCGCCTCATGCGCCCGAACGTCATTCGGTGCTCGCCGCCGCATTCGCGCAAGGCGAACCCGCCGGCCTGCTGCGCTACGTTTCTCCGCTCGACAACGACGAAAAGCTCACGGCGTTCCGGCGCGTCGGCGACTATCCGCTCTATGCTGCGGCGGGCTTCGCGATCCGCGACGTGCGTCTCGCGTGGTGGCGGCGCGATGTGTCGATCGCGGCCATCGCGCTGATTCCGTGCATCGCGCTATGGGTGCTGATCGGCTTTTCGCTGCGTCGCCTGAAAGCCGAAGAAGCCTCGTGGCACAACTGGCGCGGCGAACTCGCGCGACGCCGCTCCGCCGAGGCGGCCACGCGCCGCATGCAGCGCATGGGCGCGCTCGGCAATCTCGTCGCGAACGTCGCGCACGACTTCAACAATCTGCTGATGGTCGTCACGTCCAACATGGAGATTGCGCGGCGAAAAGGCTATAACGGTCTCGAGAAGGAAGTGACCGCGGTCGGGCGCGCGTCCGTCAGTGCTCAGGCGCTCGCGCGCCGCCTGATGAGCGTGGCGCGCCGCCAGCCGCTACAGATGCAGGTCATCCGGCTCGATCGCTGGATGATGGAGACGGAGCCGCTCATACGCGCATCGGTGGGCGACAAGGTCAAGCTGCACACGCAGGTCTCGGGCACGATGTGGCCCGTGCGCGTCGATGCGACCGAGCTGACTTCGGCGCTCATCAACATCGCCGTGAACGCGAAGGATGCGATGCCCGATGGCGGCGACCTCCATATCCAGTGCAACAACGCGCGCTATCAGGACGTGCCCGGTGGCCTCGTCGAGAACGAGTATGTCGTGATCGCGTGCAAGGACAGCGGCACCGGCATGCGGCCGGAAGTCGCCAAGCACGCGTTCGAGCCGCTGTTCACCACGAAGGCGCCGGGCGCCGGCACCGGCCTCGGACTCGCGCAAGTGCTCGCGATGGCCGAGCAGGCGGGCGGCATGGCGCGCGCAACCTCGGCGTGGGGCTACGGCACGACCATCTACATCTATCTGCCGCGCTGGACAGGCGAAGCCGATGCGCCGCAAGACACCGCGCCCGAGTCCGGCGTGCAGCGTCATGCGCCTACTTCCACGGTGCTGCTCGTCGAAGACAACGACGAAGTGGCCGCCGGGCTATGCGCGGTGCTCGAAGTGCTCGGCTGGCGGGCGCATCACGAGCCGTCGGGCGACGCCGCATTGCGCGTGCTCGAAGCGGGCCACGAGTTCGATCTCGTGCTCTCGGACATCCAGATGCCCGGCACTTATGACGGCATCCGCCTCGCCGAATGGATCAGGACGATGCGTCCGCAACAACCCGTCACGCTGATGACGGGCTACGCCGATCAACTCGAACAGGCGAGACGCACGGGCGTCGCGATTCTCGCCAAGCCGTTCAACATCGACGATCTGAAGGCCCTGCTCGACGGCCTGCCCGCGCGCCATCACATCTGA
- a CDS encoding polysaccharide deacetylase family protein, with translation MNDFDPLKTHERFDYRAIHESDGYRWPNGAGLAVYLGFNLEHFAFGEGLGAALGPLSPQPDVLNFSWREYGNRVGAWRCIELFDALDLPAGTLINTSLYDHCPALVEACAARGDELIAHGHTNAQRQSDLDEAGERALLAHCRARMLERSGAAPSGWLSPWISESHRTPDLLAETGYRYTLNWCHDDRPVRMNTRHGPLWSIPYPQELNDLPMIMARHMDMRDFADMIIDQFDEMLEQTQRARTPQALVMGIALHPYIVGQPYRLRHLRRALTHIAAARKDIWLTTPGAIARHADAAVPVPAQAA, from the coding sequence ATGAACGACTTCGATCCGCTGAAGACGCATGAGCGCTTCGACTATCGCGCGATACACGAGAGCGACGGTTATCGCTGGCCAAACGGCGCGGGACTCGCCGTCTATCTCGGCTTCAATCTGGAGCACTTTGCCTTCGGTGAAGGACTGGGCGCGGCGCTCGGGCCGCTCTCGCCGCAACCCGATGTGCTCAACTTCAGCTGGCGCGAATACGGCAATCGCGTGGGCGCGTGGCGCTGCATCGAACTGTTCGATGCGCTCGATCTGCCTGCGGGCACGCTCATCAATACGTCGCTGTACGATCACTGTCCCGCGCTCGTCGAAGCGTGCGCTGCGCGCGGCGACGAACTCATCGCGCACGGTCACACGAACGCGCAACGTCAGAGCGATCTCGACGAAGCGGGCGAACGCGCGCTGCTCGCGCATTGCCGGGCGCGCATGCTCGAACGTTCCGGCGCGGCGCCGTCAGGCTGGCTCTCGCCGTGGATTTCAGAGTCGCATCGCACGCCGGACCTGCTCGCCGAAACCGGCTATCGCTACACGCTCAACTGGTGTCACGACGACCGCCCGGTGCGCATGAATACGCGCCATGGCCCGCTCTGGTCGATCCCGTATCCGCAGGAACTCAACGATCTGCCGATGATCATGGCGCGGCACATGGACATGCGCGATTTCGCGGACATGATCATCGACCAGTTCGACGAGATGCTCGAACAGACGCAGCGCGCGCGCACGCCGCAGGCGCTCGTGATGGGCATTGCGCTGCATCCGTATATCGTCGGGCAGCCGTATCGGTTGCGGCATTTGCGGCGCGCACTTACGCATATCGCGGCCGCGCGCAAGGACATCTGGCTGACGACGCCCGGCGCGATCGCGCGTCATGCCGATGCAGCCGTGCCCGTGCCGGCGCAGGCCGCATGA
- a CDS encoding GntR family transcriptional regulator: protein MKSMKSAKESADARIYRSIFEGVLNRRLTPGTKLPEPELCALFGVGRAVVRRALEKLAYDGIVVLRPNKGAVIAQPTQEETRAIFEARRSVERALVELAAQRASAADIAALREQLAKEHDAMHRFDQPSWARLASAFHLRIAALAGNAILEHYLTELISRCSLIVGAYEPVGNAPCEHDEHTAILDCLEARDAEGAIAHMTAHLRSLEARIETSRMPGAKGLAQLLGLDPAQRTVVE from the coding sequence ATGAAGAGCATGAAGAGCGCGAAGGAGAGCGCGGACGCGCGCATCTATCGGTCGATCTTCGAGGGCGTGCTGAATCGCCGTCTCACGCCCGGCACCAAGCTGCCCGAGCCGGAACTCTGCGCGCTGTTCGGCGTGGGCCGTGCGGTCGTGCGGCGTGCGCTGGAAAAGCTCGCATACGATGGCATCGTCGTGTTGCGGCCGAACAAGGGCGCGGTGATCGCGCAACCGACGCAGGAAGAGACGCGCGCGATCTTCGAGGCGCGGCGTTCGGTCGAGCGCGCGCTCGTCGAACTCGCGGCACAGCGCGCGAGCGCCGCCGATATCGCCGCGCTGCGTGAGCAACTGGCGAAGGAACACGACGCGATGCATCGCTTCGATCAGCCATCATGGGCGCGGCTCGCGAGCGCGTTTCATCTGCGTATCGCGGCGCTTGCGGGCAACGCGATTCTCGAACACTATCTGACCGAACTGATCTCGCGCTGCTCGCTGATCGTTGGTGCGTATGAGCCGGTGGGGAACGCGCCGTGCGAGCACGACGAGCACACCGCGATTCTCGACTGCCTCGAAGCCCGCGATGCAGAAGGCGCGATCGCGCATATGACGGCGCATCTGCGCAGCCTCGAGGCGCGCATCGAGACATCGCGCATGCCGGGCGCGAAGGGGCTCGCGCAACTGCTCGGCCTCGATCCCGCGCAACGAACCGTAGTGGAGTGA
- a CDS encoding LysR family transcriptional regulator, which produces MNQRDLQTDWLKCFVAVVDAGSLSSAAGEVHRSQSAVSMQLKKLESALGLRLIERGARTLELTVDGQTLLGYARRILDLHAEAHVALQGEKLTGRVQLGVPDDYAAKYLTPVLKRFAPRHSGVEIELICEQSTSLIPRVASGALDLALVSRDHARRGTLLFHEPMVWVGAAQFELWRRDPMPIAVYESASLARRSAINSLAQQGRRYKVVYNSSSLAGQIAAVESGLAVAALTQCSAPDHLRILGSDEGLGPLEPMEVAVYRSRDSRGSKAVDSLHSLLVKTLRQSSSV; this is translated from the coding sequence ATGAATCAGCGCGATCTGCAAACGGACTGGCTTAAGTGCTTCGTCGCCGTGGTCGATGCGGGCTCGCTATCGAGCGCGGCCGGGGAAGTGCATCGCTCGCAATCGGCGGTGAGCATGCAGCTCAAGAAGCTGGAAAGCGCGCTGGGACTGCGGCTCATCGAGCGGGGCGCGCGCACGCTGGAACTGACCGTCGATGGCCAGACGCTGCTCGGCTATGCACGCCGCATCCTCGATCTGCATGCCGAAGCGCACGTCGCGCTGCAAGGCGAGAAGCTCACCGGCCGCGTGCAACTCGGCGTGCCCGACGACTATGCCGCGAAGTATCTGACGCCCGTGCTCAAGCGTTTCGCGCCGCGTCATAGCGGCGTCGAGATCGAATTGATCTGCGAGCAATCCACCTCGCTCATTCCGCGCGTGGCAAGCGGTGCGCTCGATCTCGCGCTCGTCTCACGCGATCACGCGCGGCGCGGCACGCTTCTGTTTCATGAGCCGATGGTCTGGGTCGGCGCCGCGCAGTTCGAATTATGGCGACGCGACCCGATGCCGATTGCCGTCTACGAAAGCGCGAGCCTCGCGCGGCGCAGCGCCATCAATTCGCTGGCGCAGCAGGGCCGTCGCTACAAAGTGGTCTACAACAGTTCGAGTCTCGCGGGACAAATCGCGGCAGTCGAGAGCGGCCTCGCGGTCGCGGCGCTGACGCAATGCAGCGCGCCGGATCATCTGCGGATTCTGGGCAGCGACGAAGGCCTGGGCCCGCTCGAACCGATGGAAGTCGCCGTGTACCGAAGCCGCGATTCGCGCGGCTCCAAAGCCGTCGACAGCCTGCACAGCCTGCTTGTGAAGACGCTGCGGCAGTCGTCGTCGGTTTAG
- a CDS encoding ABC transporter substrate-binding protein, with translation MNDDQATPREDDTATTGISRRTFIKGAVAAAGIAGFPYVHAQEKITLRYLGTAVNQSADIAKKFKEDTGIEIQYIPVTTDDVTKRIITQPNSFDIVDTEYFSLKKLIPAGTLAGMDAKRIKLADKITPVLTRGEVNGKKIGDQGTAPKKVMFLKGARSTEFSATPTEWMTLIPTTYNADTLGIRPDLIARPVTTWADLLNPQFKGKAALLNIPAIGIMDAAMAIEAMGQVKYGDKGNMTKAEIDQTIKVLIEAKRAGQFRAFWRDFNESVNLMASGEVVIQSMWSPAVTKVRTMGIACKFQPLKEGYRSWASGFGFPRSLQGKKLDAAYEFVNWFQDGWAGAYLMRQGYYPGVTDTAKSHMQAYEWDYWMEGKPAAQDIKAPDGQLLEKAGSVRDGGSYTQRMSAIACWNAVMDENIYMVQKWNEFIAA, from the coding sequence ATGAACGACGATCAAGCCACGCCGCGCGAAGACGACACGGCAACCACGGGCATTTCACGCCGCACCTTCATCAAGGGCGCGGTGGCGGCGGCGGGCATCGCCGGGTTTCCGTATGTGCATGCGCAGGAGAAGATCACGCTGCGCTATCTCGGCACGGCGGTGAACCAGAGCGCGGACATCGCGAAGAAGTTCAAGGAAGACACGGGCATCGAGATTCAATATATTCCCGTCACGACAGACGACGTCACCAAGCGCATCATCACGCAGCCGAATTCTTTCGATATCGTCGATACCGAATACTTCTCGCTCAAGAAGCTGATTCCCGCCGGCACGCTCGCGGGCATGGATGCGAAGCGCATCAAGCTCGCCGACAAGATCACGCCCGTGCTGACCCGGGGCGAAGTGAACGGCAAGAAGATCGGCGATCAGGGCACCGCGCCGAAGAAGGTGATGTTCCTGAAGGGCGCGCGCTCGACCGAGTTCAGCGCAACGCCCACAGAGTGGATGACGCTCATTCCCACGACGTATAACGCCGACACGCTCGGCATTCGCCCCGATCTCATCGCGCGGCCCGTGACCACGTGGGCGGACCTGCTCAATCCGCAGTTCAAGGGCAAGGCGGCGCTGCTCAACATTCCGGCTATCGGCATCATGGATGCGGCGATGGCGATCGAGGCGATGGGCCAGGTCAAGTACGGCGACAAGGGCAACATGACGAAGGCCGAGATCGACCAGACCATCAAGGTGCTGATCGAGGCCAAGCGCGCCGGACAGTTCCGCGCTTTCTGGCGTGACTTCAACGAAAGTGTGAACCTGATGGCTTCCGGCGAAGTGGTGATTCAGTCGATGTGGTCGCCCGCCGTCACGAAGGTCCGCACGATGGGCATCGCCTGCAAGTTCCAGCCGCTCAAGGAAGGCTATCGTTCGTGGGCGTCGGGCTTCGGCTTTCCGCGTTCGTTGCAGGGCAAGAAGCTCGATGCCGCGTATGAATTCGTCAACTGGTTCCAGGACGGCTGGGCCGGCGCGTATCTGATGCGTCAGGGCTACTATCCCGGCGTGACGGACACGGCGAAGTCGCACATGCAGGCCTACGAGTGGGACTACTGGATGGAAGGCAAGCCCGCCGCGCAGGACATCAAGGCACCCGATGGCCAGTTGCTGGAAAAAGCCGGCAGTGTGCGCGACGGCGGTTCGTACACGCAGCGCATGAGCGCGATCGCGTGCTGGAACGCCGTGATGGACGAGAACATCTACATGGTCCAGAAGTGGAACGAGTTTATTGCTGCTTGA
- a CDS encoding flavin reductase family protein translates to MQIDFEAITEYQRYKLMASLIVPRPIALVTTLGADGTVNAAPFSMFNMLGEEPPIVMISINRLADGTLKDTAVNIPREKEFVVHLADEAIAQQMHRCGERFAADVSELEEVGFTALASTRVKPPRIAEAPVAFECALWETLETTSRHIFIGRVLMLHARDELIDLDTWRVRLQHYFPVGRFGASDYVTTRDRFQM, encoded by the coding sequence ATGCAAATCGATTTCGAAGCGATCACCGAGTACCAGCGTTACAAGCTGATGGCGAGCCTCATCGTGCCGCGTCCCATCGCGCTCGTGACGACGCTCGGCGCGGACGGCACCGTGAACGCCGCGCCGTTCTCGATGTTCAACATGCTGGGCGAAGAACCGCCCATCGTGATGATCAGCATCAACCGCCTCGCGGACGGCACGCTGAAAGACACTGCGGTGAACATCCCGCGCGAGAAAGAGTTCGTCGTGCATCTCGCCGATGAAGCCATCGCGCAGCAAATGCATCGCTGCGGAGAACGCTTCGCCGCCGATGTCTCCGAGCTTGAAGAGGTCGGCTTCACCGCGCTCGCTTCGACGCGTGTGAAGCCGCCGCGCATCGCCGAAGCGCCCGTCGCGTTCGAATGCGCGCTGTGGGAAACGCTGGAAACCACGAGCCGGCATATCTTCATCGGACGGGTGTTGATGCTACATGCGCGCGACGAACTCATCGATCTCGATACATGGCGCGTGCGTTTGCAGCACTATTTTCCCGTGGGGCGCTTCGGCGCGAGCGATTACGTGACGACGCGCGACCGCTTTCAGATGTGA